One region of Flavobacterium pisciphilum genomic DNA includes:
- a CDS encoding T9SS-dependent choice-of-anchor J family protein produces MKNIYSLRHLMAFFSFFYCFSGNLFAQTQPLPQALPYTQNFDALPATATVYPAGFQGWQVSATQNNATYGTGLTGDKALVGGSTASTTSGNVHNYNGKIGFLNTTSADFALGFAFSSLNNTAIIVQYDAMIIRNLYDGASVNRLQEMALQYRVGTTGAFITLPSTAYLNNSITQQTGAVTTPLDMLTTRISVTLPSDCDNQPVVQIRWIARLVSGTTGSRQSFAIDNITIKSDNVAPINSVGYPKIDNVLSDEFHFSNQIDEIGKTYYVLVPSTDAAPTTSQIKNGLNASGTAALQSGLLDITDKTQVYSKTFTGLTLNTSYSVYSISEDPYGNIQTSANKLDVTTSSVVLPKLTTSTAAINFEVPVEQNFNSAVLNYQIGATNLTSEVTVTAPANFTVSKDNINFLSSVQYNVADFAGNATPTVYVRFAPNATGDFSGQITHESTGATNKIVALSGIGINPYIQDFNDANVLTNSGWTAYNVAGTSNKWISTTTNAKSAPRAVVMNGYSDNGPSKDWLISPKLQLDTFDKFPLLSFYSRKYFAGPSLKLMVSVDYDGVSSPETATWTELDGSFPAVTATYVQSQYISLGAYKTNHTYLAWVYETTIGGGSGNAAEWTIDDVAITNELGYVDSNPNLDFGDVSPNGVSISKSFAFKAGGYGDITITAPTDYQLSLDNSNFQSSINVLEADALSGKTIYAKFTPSTKALKIAGPLTVTGTALNKEIGTLTGSSLPKVDTFDVVTYNLEFFGTDVKDASGKEFGPTDNVLQIANVAKAMIKLDADVYAVQEVSNDAAMDELIKQISVGGKTFSKVTSPSWSYSFNPADPNFPPQKLVVIYNTETATVTSERVMFKDFYDGLRNGTETLVNYPGTNANFFSSGRLPYMVQIETNIGGVKKLINLVDLHARANSGSDISKYNMRKYDAQVLKDSLDRYYSKSNLIILGDYNDDVKASVITPNPSSYKAFVDDTSNYNALTLEISKAGAFSFLSSGGFLDHIMISNELNSEYIANSIAVYDPRNDISNYVNTTSDHGPVIARFELKATNLGAIDFETNNEFAVKAYPNPATDVVNIFVKTNDDKKLKLRLYDITGRMIGDPVDVSGGQDKSTSVIQVSDLKSGIYIYTLTENNKVVFRDKIIKK; encoded by the coding sequence ATGAAAAACATTTACTCTTTGCGCCATTTAATGGCTTTTTTTAGTTTTTTTTATTGCTTTTCAGGGAATCTTTTTGCGCAGACTCAACCACTGCCTCAGGCATTGCCTTATACACAAAATTTTGATGCATTGCCTGCAACAGCTACAGTTTATCCAGCTGGATTTCAAGGATGGCAAGTTAGTGCGACTCAGAATAATGCTACTTATGGTACTGGTTTGACTGGTGATAAAGCGTTAGTAGGGGGAAGTACTGCTTCTACAACTAGCGGTAATGTTCATAACTATAATGGTAAAATAGGGTTCTTGAATACAACTTCTGCTGATTTTGCATTAGGTTTTGCTTTTTCAAGTCTTAATAATACTGCAATAATAGTTCAATATGATGCTATGATAATTCGTAATCTATACGATGGAGCATCTGTTAATCGTCTTCAAGAGATGGCTTTGCAATATCGTGTTGGTACAACAGGAGCTTTCATTACTTTACCATCTACAGCTTATTTAAATAATAGTATAACTCAACAAACCGGAGCTGTTACTACGCCTTTAGATATGTTAACTACAAGAATCTCTGTGACATTGCCTTCAGATTGTGATAATCAACCTGTAGTGCAAATAAGATGGATTGCTAGGTTAGTATCAGGTACAACTGGTTCTCGTCAATCTTTTGCAATTGACAATATAACTATTAAAAGCGATAATGTTGCTCCAATAAATAGTGTAGGTTATCCAAAAATAGATAATGTATTATCAGACGAGTTTCATTTTTCTAATCAAATAGATGAAATTGGTAAAACATATTATGTATTAGTACCTTCTACTGATGCTGCACCAACTACTTCACAAATAAAAAATGGATTAAATGCTAGTGGAACTGCAGCTTTGCAATCAGGGCTATTAGATATTACTGATAAGACTCAGGTTTATTCAAAAACGTTTACAGGTTTAACATTGAATACATCATATAGTGTTTACTCTATTTCTGAAGACCCATATGGCAATATACAAACAAGTGCAAACAAATTAGACGTTACGACTTCAAGTGTTGTATTACCAAAATTAACAACTAGTACCGCAGCAATTAATTTTGAAGTACCAGTTGAGCAAAATTTTAATTCGGCTGTTTTAAATTACCAAATAGGCGCAACTAATCTTACTAGTGAAGTAACAGTTACTGCACCTGCTAATTTTACAGTTTCAAAAGATAATATCAATTTTCTATCTTCGGTACAATATAATGTAGCCGATTTTGCTGGAAATGCGACACCAACCGTATATGTTCGTTTTGCACCAAATGCAACTGGCGATTTTTCAGGACAAATTACTCATGAATCTACTGGAGCGACAAATAAAATAGTTGCTTTATCTGGTATTGGAATCAATCCATATATTCAAGACTTTAATGATGCAAATGTTTTAACCAATAGTGGTTGGACAGCTTATAATGTAGCTGGGACTAGTAATAAATGGATAAGTACGACGACTAATGCGAAAAGTGCTCCTAGAGCCGTAGTAATGAATGGATATTCAGATAATGGTCCAAGTAAAGATTGGTTGATTTCTCCTAAATTACAGTTAGATACTTTTGATAAATTTCCCTTATTGTCATTTTACTCTCGTAAATATTTTGCAGGACCGAGTTTAAAATTGATGGTTTCTGTAGATTATGATGGTGTAAGTAGCCCTGAAACTGCTACTTGGACAGAATTAGATGGAAGTTTTCCTGCTGTAACAGCTACTTATGTACAATCACAATATATTAGTTTAGGAGCTTATAAAACGAATCATACTTATTTGGCTTGGGTTTACGAAACGACAATCGGTGGAGGTAGCGGTAATGCTGCTGAGTGGACAATCGATGATGTAGCCATAACTAATGAATTAGGTTATGTCGATTCAAATCCTAATTTGGATTTTGGTGATGTTAGTCCGAATGGAGTTTCTATTAGTAAATCTTTTGCTTTTAAAGCGGGTGGCTATGGTGATATCACTATTACTGCACCTACAGATTACCAACTATCTCTTGATAATTCTAACTTTCAATCTAGTATTAATGTTCTTGAGGCTGATGCATTATCAGGAAAGACGATTTATGCGAAATTTACACCATCAACAAAAGCTTTAAAAATTGCAGGCCCTTTAACTGTAACGGGAACAGCATTAAATAAAGAGATTGGCACACTAACTGGTTCTTCTTTACCAAAAGTGGATACTTTTGATGTTGTAACGTATAATCTTGAGTTTTTTGGTACAGATGTTAAGGATGCTTCTGGCAAAGAATTTGGTCCTACAGATAATGTATTGCAAATTGCTAATGTTGCTAAAGCAATGATTAAGTTAGATGCCGATGTTTACGCTGTACAAGAAGTGTCAAATGATGCTGCTATGGATGAATTAATTAAACAAATAAGTGTAGGTGGTAAAACATTTAGTAAAGTAACTTCACCTAGTTGGTCTTATTCATTTAATCCAGCTGATCCTAATTTCCCTCCACAAAAATTAGTTGTGATTTATAATACTGAAACAGCAACGGTTACAAGTGAACGCGTAATGTTTAAGGATTTTTACGATGGACTTCGTAATGGAACCGAAACTTTAGTAAATTATCCAGGTACCAATGCCAACTTTTTTTCATCTGGGCGTTTACCATATATGGTACAAATAGAAACAAATATTGGAGGAGTGAAAAAACTAATTAATTTGGTCGATCTTCATGCACGTGCCAATAGTGGATCAGATATAAGTAAATACAACATGCGTAAATATGATGCTCAAGTATTAAAGGATAGTTTAGATCGTTATTATTCAAAGTCTAATTTAATCATTTTAGGAGATTATAATGATGATGTCAAAGCATCAGTTATTACACCAAATCCATCATCATATAAGGCTTTCGTAGATGATACTTCTAATTATAATGCACTTACTTTAGAAATTAGTAAAGCTGGAGCTTTTAGCTTCTTGAGCTCGGGTGGATTTTTGGATCATATCATGATATCTAATGAGTTGAATAGCGAATACATTGCTAACTCTATTGCAGTTTATGATCCTCGTAATGACATTTCTAATTATGTAAATACAACATCGGATCACGGACCAGTAATTGCTCGTTTTGAATTAAAAGCAACCAATTTAGGTGCAATAGATTTTGAAACAAATAATGAATTTGCAGTAAAAGCATATCCTAATCCTGCAACAGATGTCGTTAACATTTTTGTGAAAACAAATGATGATAAGAAATTAAAATTGAGGCTTTATGATATTACAGGGCGTATGATAGGTGATCCTGTTGACGTAAGTGGAGGACAGGATAAGAGTACTTCAGTAATTCAGGTAAGTGATTTAAAATCGGGTATCTATATTTACACTTTAACAGAAAATAATAAAGTTGTTTTTAGAGATAAGATTATAAAAAAATAA
- a CDS encoding pseudouridine synthase, translated as MSHQHFILFKPYGYLSQFIYELKRKKKLLGELHNFPEGTMAIGRLDEDSEGLLLLTTDGKVSEQVRSKKVDKEYYVQVDGIITPEAIEELQKGVEIGFDGGKYKTKPCTAFIVTEIPDFGPRGKKIRDERHGPTSWASITVNEGKFRQVRKMTAAVGFPTLRLVRVRIGNVYLQGLKAGEVLEVDDFQINN; from the coding sequence ATGTCGCATCAACATTTTATTCTTTTTAAACCATATGGTTATTTGAGCCAGTTTATATATGAGCTAAAGAGAAAGAAAAAACTTTTAGGGGAATTACATAACTTCCCAGAGGGTACAATGGCTATTGGTAGACTTGATGAGGATTCGGAAGGATTACTTTTACTCACTACTGATGGAAAAGTGAGTGAACAAGTAAGGAGTAAAAAAGTTGATAAAGAATACTATGTTCAAGTTGATGGAATTATTACTCCTGAGGCTATTGAAGAATTACAAAAAGGAGTTGAGATTGGCTTTGATGGTGGAAAATATAAAACGAAACCTTGTACTGCTTTTATAGTTACCGAAATACCTGATTTTGGACCAAGAGGAAAAAAAATAAGAGATGAACGACATGGACCAACTTCATGGGCATCGATAACAGTAAATGAAGGAAAGTTTCGCCAAGTACGAAAAATGACAGCCGCAGTTGGTTTTCCTACTTTACGGTTAGTACGTGTTCGCATAGGAAATGTATATTTGCAAGGCTTAAAAGCTGGCGAAGTTTTGGAAGTTGATGATTTTCAGATTAACAATTAA
- a CDS encoding tRNA (cytidine(34)-2'-O)-methyltransferase, which translates to MLNIVLVEPEIPNNTGNIGRLCVGTQSRLHLIHPFGFVINDKNLKRSGLDYWVHLDVTEYQNVAEWKAQIPDLSRVFLMSSHAENSYLEADFQDGDWLVFGKESVGLSQEVLAQFENHLTIPMSSLIRSFNIANSVAFVVGEAKRQIGVKLR; encoded by the coding sequence ATGCTAAATATAGTTCTCGTAGAACCCGAAATACCTAATAACACTGGAAACATTGGTCGTTTATGTGTAGGTACTCAAAGCCGATTACATTTAATTCATCCTTTTGGTTTTGTTATAAATGATAAAAACCTAAAACGCTCAGGATTGGATTACTGGGTTCATCTTGATGTAACTGAATATCAAAATGTAGCAGAATGGAAAGCTCAAATCCCTGACCTATCTCGCGTTTTCTTGATGAGTTCTCATGCTGAAAATTCATACCTTGAAGCTGACTTTCAAGATGGTGATTGGCTAGTATTTGGCAAAGAAAGTGTTGGACTAAGTCAAGAAGTTTTAGCTCAGTTTGAAAATCATCTTACAATACCAATGTCTTCATTAATCCGAAGTTTTAATATTGCAAACTCTGTTGCTTTTGTAGTAGGAGAAGCCAAGAGACAGATCGGTGTAAAACTTCGTTAG
- a CDS encoding ABC transporter ATP-binding protein produces the protein MESILTTSDLSIGYKTKKATVTIAQNLNLNFEPGKLIALIGANGIGKSTLLRTITGIQNPLSGTVLLNNKSVFAYKPLDLAQNLSIVLTEKLPSSNLSVFELVALGRQPYTNWIGTLTQYDIKKVNQALELTQISHLSHKKHYEISDGQLQKVLIARALAQDTPLIILDEPTTHLDLLHKVALFKLLKKLTHETGKCILFSTHDIDLAIQLSDEMIIMTPEKVIQDEPCNLIATGSFANLFKDDHITFDAEKGKFVIT, from the coding sequence ATGGAAAGCATCCTAACTACTTCAGACTTAAGTATTGGTTATAAGACCAAGAAAGCTACTGTGACTATTGCTCAAAACTTAAATTTAAACTTTGAGCCAGGAAAGCTCATTGCTTTAATTGGTGCAAACGGGATAGGTAAATCAACTTTACTACGAACAATAACAGGTATTCAGAATCCATTATCAGGAACAGTTTTGCTAAATAATAAGAGTGTATTTGCATATAAACCACTTGATTTAGCTCAAAATTTGAGTATAGTTTTAACCGAAAAGCTCCCATCAAGTAATCTTTCTGTTTTTGAATTAGTAGCTTTAGGACGTCAACCTTATACAAACTGGATTGGGACTTTAACGCAATACGATATTAAGAAAGTAAATCAGGCGCTAGAACTCACACAAATAAGTCATTTGTCGCATAAAAAGCATTATGAAATAAGTGATGGACAATTACAAAAAGTATTAATTGCACGAGCTTTGGCACAAGATACACCACTTATTATTCTTGATGAACCTACAACACACCTCGATTTATTACACAAAGTAGCCTTATTTAAATTGCTTAAGAAGTTAACACATGAAACAGGGAAATGCATTTTGTTTTCTACGCATGATATTGATTTAGCAATTCAATTAAGTGATGAAATGATTATAATGACACCTGAAAAAGTTATACAGGATGAACCTTGTAATTTAATTGCAACTGGAAGTTTTGCAAATTTATTCAAAGATGACCATATAACTTTTGATGCTGAAAAAGGTAAATTTGTAATTACTTAA
- a CDS encoding iron ABC transporter permease: MANQKRNTILFFILGLALLVLFFLDISFGSITIPFKEVYTSLTGGEASKSTWEYIIINYRLPKAITAVLVGVGLSTSGLMMQTLFRNPLAGPDVLGLSSGAILAVAIVILGAGLLPPFLNTIVLSSYGIVLASTLGSISVLFLVLLVSQRLRNTMAILIVGLMFGSFTSAIVGVLTYFSSAEQLQKFTFWSLGSLGNLSWSSIVVLAISVSIGLLLSASSIKPLNALLLGENYAKSMGLNFKKTRLIIILATSILAGSVTAFAGPIAFIGLAVPHIAKLTFRTSNHVVLYWSTLFYGGIIMLFCDIASQLPGLETTLPINAITSIIGAPVVIWLLVRKRNFE, encoded by the coding sequence TTGGCGAATCAAAAGCGAAATACTATCTTGTTTTTCATACTCGGTTTAGCACTTTTGGTACTATTCTTTTTAGATATTAGTTTCGGGTCGATTACAATCCCTTTTAAAGAAGTTTATACTAGTTTAACAGGAGGAGAAGCGAGTAAGTCGACTTGGGAATATATTATAATTAATTATCGTTTACCTAAAGCTATAACGGCAGTATTAGTTGGTGTAGGATTATCTACAAGCGGATTAATGATGCAAACATTATTCAGAAACCCATTAGCAGGTCCTGATGTTCTAGGGTTAAGTTCAGGAGCAATATTGGCAGTGGCCATTGTGATTTTAGGAGCAGGTTTATTGCCTCCATTTTTAAATACAATAGTATTGTCAAGTTACGGGATTGTATTAGCTTCAACATTAGGAAGTATTTCTGTTCTATTCTTAGTTTTATTGGTCTCACAGCGATTACGAAATACAATGGCTATTTTAATTGTCGGACTTATGTTTGGTAGTTTTACTAGTGCTATAGTGGGAGTTCTAACTTATTTTAGTTCTGCAGAGCAATTGCAAAAATTTACCTTTTGGTCATTAGGAAGCCTTGGAAATCTTTCTTGGTCATCGATTGTTGTTTTAGCAATTAGCGTTAGTATTGGATTGCTTTTAAGTGCTAGTAGCATAAAACCATTAAACGCATTGTTATTGGGAGAGAACTATGCAAAAAGTATGGGGCTTAATTTTAAAAAAACAAGATTAATAATTATACTTGCTACAAGTATTCTTGCAGGAAGTGTTACTGCTTTTGCAGGACCAATTGCTTTTATAGGATTAGCAGTTCCACATATTGCCAAGCTTACATTTAGAACCAGTAATCATGTAGTTTTATATTGGAGTACCCTTTTTTATGGAGGGATAATTATGTTGTTTTGTGATATTGCATCACAATTGCCCGGATTAGAAACTACATTACCTATTAATGCAATAACATCTATAATAGGAGCACCGGTGGTGATTTGGTTATTAGTGCGAAAAAGGAATTTTGAATGA
- a CDS encoding ABC transporter substrate-binding protein: MKSLLHKVVFLFSFLVLISCKKSESTTEIKAETGQNSIEYASGLSINKFTGYSVVKVTNPWPEANKDYTYVLKEKDGVVPDSLKNYTTIQVPLQTIVVTSTTNIPFLEMLDVENNLVGFPHTDYISSEKTRKLIDEGAVKNVGQNEKLNIEQLIELAPDLIVTFGVDNNNSMQDNLQKSGLKVLIQADWMEQSPLGKAEWIKLYGALFGKGAQAKELFDKIVTSYKEAKKLVASKEVTSTVLYGSMYMDQWYVAKGNSWVAQFMDDAKANYLWANLEGTGSQGLSFEKILDKAKTASVWIATGSFKSLAELEKSNPHYSQFDAFKTKNVYTFESKFGATGGTIYYELAPSRPDLVLKDYIKIFHPELLRSYEFTFASKLN, translated from the coding sequence ATGAAATCGTTATTACATAAAGTTGTTTTTCTTTTTTCTTTTTTAGTATTAATTAGTTGTAAGAAAAGTGAAAGTACTACAGAAATAAAAGCCGAAACTGGGCAAAATAGTATTGAATATGCTTCAGGGCTCTCTATTAATAAATTTACAGGTTATTCGGTTGTAAAAGTTACAAATCCTTGGCCAGAAGCGAATAAGGATTATACTTATGTTTTAAAGGAAAAAGATGGAGTAGTGCCAGATAGTTTAAAAAACTACACTACAATTCAGGTCCCATTACAAACAATTGTAGTAACATCAACAACTAATATTCCGTTTTTAGAAATGTTAGATGTTGAGAATAATTTGGTAGGGTTTCCACATACCGATTATATTTCTTCAGAGAAAACTAGAAAATTAATTGATGAAGGAGCTGTTAAAAATGTTGGGCAAAATGAAAAATTAAATATCGAACAGCTTATCGAATTGGCACCAGACTTAATTGTTACTTTCGGAGTTGATAATAATAATTCAATGCAGGATAATTTGCAAAAGAGCGGTCTGAAAGTTCTTATTCAAGCAGATTGGATGGAACAATCTCCACTAGGAAAAGCGGAATGGATTAAATTATACGGAGCATTATTTGGAAAAGGAGCACAAGCCAAAGAACTTTTTGATAAAATTGTAACTAGCTACAAGGAAGCAAAAAAATTAGTTGCTTCTAAGGAAGTTACTTCGACAGTTTTATATGGTTCGATGTATATGGATCAGTGGTATGTTGCCAAAGGGAATAGTTGGGTAGCGCAATTTATGGACGATGCTAAGGCTAATTATTTATGGGCAAATTTAGAGGGTACAGGAAGCCAAGGATTGTCCTTTGAAAAAATATTAGATAAAGCCAAAACAGCTTCGGTTTGGATTGCAACAGGTTCTTTTAAGTCATTGGCAGAATTAGAAAAAAGCAATCCGCATTACAGTCAGTTTGACGCTTTCAAAACAAAAAATGTATATACTTTCGAGAGTAAATTTGGGGCAACAGGAGGTACAATTTATTACGAATTAGCACCAAGCCGACCAGATTTAGTTCTTAAAGATTATATTAAGATATTTCATCCAGAGTTATTGCGAAGCTATGAATTTACTTTTGCATCTAAATTAAATTAA
- a CDS encoding DUF5522 domain-containing protein, which translates to MNGLKVKNCSSCGTAFNCGDSPDGNKCWCNDFPPIFVPSEVVDCLCPNCFKNACTVKIDDFVNRITPDIAVDNKASTLPKNNTLIEGIDYYLENGNYVFKEWFHLKRGNCCGNKCRHCPYK; encoded by the coding sequence ATGAATGGTCTTAAAGTAAAAAACTGCTCAAGCTGTGGAACCGCATTTAATTGTGGTGATTCTCCCGATGGAAACAAATGCTGGTGTAATGACTTCCCTCCAATTTTTGTACCTTCAGAAGTTGTGGATTGCCTTTGTCCAAATTGTTTTAAAAATGCCTGTACAGTAAAAATAGATGATTTTGTAAATAGAATTACTCCCGATATTGCGGTTGATAACAAAGCTTCCACTTTACCCAAAAACAATACCCTTATTGAGGGAATTGATTATTATCTAGAAAATGGGAATTATGTTTTTAAAGAATGGTTTCACTTAAAAAGAGGAAATTGTTGTGGAAATAAATGCAGACATTGCCCATATAAATAA
- the cobU gene encoding bifunctional adenosylcobinamide kinase/adenosylcobinamide-phosphate guanylyltransferase: MIYLITGGERSGKSGYAQELALQLTDTPMYVATARKWDEDFQNRIGRHQQERDERWTNIEKEKHLSEINFSGKVALIDCVTLWLTNFFVDTKNDVALSLEEAKAEFLKIANQPDATLIIVTNEIGMGLHADTHVGRKFTELQGWMNQFLAKNADIVVLMVSGIPVRIKG, from the coding sequence ATGATATACCTAATTACTGGTGGTGAACGTTCAGGAAAAAGTGGTTATGCACAAGAACTTGCATTACAACTTACAGATACGCCAATGTATGTGGCAACTGCCCGAAAATGGGATGAAGATTTCCAAAATCGGATTGGTAGACACCAACAAGAACGTGATGAACGCTGGACGAATATTGAAAAAGAGAAACATTTAAGCGAAATTAATTTTTCTGGTAAAGTAGCCTTAATTGACTGTGTAACGCTTTGGTTAACCAACTTTTTTGTGGATACCAAAAATGATGTTGCATTATCACTAGAAGAAGCTAAAGCTGAATTTTTAAAAATTGCCAATCAACCCGACGCAACTTTAATAATTGTGACCAACGAAATCGGAATGGGACTTCATGCAGACACACATGTGGGAAGAAAATTTACAGAATTACAAGGCTGGATGAATCAGTTTCTGGCTAAAAATGCCGATATTGTTGTGCTAATGGTTTCTGGAATTCCAGTTAGAATAAAAGGGTAA
- the cobT gene encoding nicotinate-nucleotide--dimethylbenzimidazole phosphoribosyltransferase, with protein MSYLDDILKSRRDTRHFTNDEVPDEVIQKALQAGHWAPSVGLTDATKYYIIKSNEVKKAIKDLFLDYNKKAESLTDDEEQKQHYKSLKLEAIEEAPIGLIIAYDRSVLNSFTIGTVGSNEAVKFSSVCAAQNIWLSLTEQGYGMGWVSILNYYQFKKIIDLPENIEPLGYFCIGKPATNYDNQPMLQQLNWKQKSETFNCTEIKTINENFIPKTDFENNSKPELSSSFSETLQFKIDSKTKPTGSLGALEKLAFQIGTIFQTLTPEIIKPNIVVFAADHGIANHGVSAYPQDVTRQMVGNFLEEGAAINVFCKQNKIKLSIVDAGVNYDFPTNANLINAKIAKGTQSFLHAPAMSENELQLCLSKGGEIIDAIAKTGSNCIGFGEMGIGNTSTASVLMSVLTGISIEECVGKGTGVDADKLIQKQNILKKAIQNYSGQAKLHEQLAFFGGFEIMQMAGGMLTAYKNNMLILVDGFICTVAFLIAHKINPEIKKNAIFCHSSAEQAHQKLLNYLEVQPVLQLDLRLGEGTGCAIALPIIQSAVAFLNEMATFENAGISNK; from the coding sequence ATGAGTTATTTAGATGACATATTAAAATCACGCCGTGACACACGCCATTTTACAAATGATGAAGTTCCTGATGAAGTTATTCAGAAAGCTTTACAGGCAGGACATTGGGCTCCTTCGGTTGGTTTAACTGATGCTACTAAATATTACATCATAAAATCTAATGAAGTAAAAAAGGCTATCAAAGATTTATTTTTAGATTATAATAAAAAAGCTGAATCCCTAACTGATGATGAAGAGCAAAAACAACATTATAAATCCTTGAAATTAGAAGCTATAGAAGAAGCTCCAATAGGGTTAATAATTGCTTATGATCGCTCGGTATTAAACAGTTTTACCATAGGAACTGTCGGTAGTAATGAAGCTGTCAAATTCAGTTCTGTTTGTGCTGCACAAAATATATGGCTATCTCTTACGGAACAAGGATATGGCATGGGTTGGGTTTCTATTTTAAATTATTACCAATTCAAAAAAATAATTGACTTGCCCGAAAACATAGAACCTCTAGGTTATTTTTGTATCGGTAAACCAGCAACGAACTATGATAACCAACCGATGCTGCAACAATTAAACTGGAAACAAAAATCGGAAACTTTTAATTGTACAGAAATCAAAACCATAAATGAGAACTTTATCCCTAAGACAGATTTTGAAAACAATTCAAAACCTGAACTTTCAAGCTCATTTAGTGAAACACTACAATTTAAAATCGACTCTAAAACAAAACCAACTGGTTCTCTTGGAGCTCTAGAGAAATTAGCATTTCAGATTGGAACTATCTTTCAGACTTTAACTCCTGAAATTATAAAACCAAACATTGTTGTTTTTGCAGCAGACCACGGTATTGCTAATCATGGAGTGAGCGCATATCCACAAGATGTGACCCGACAAATGGTTGGTAATTTCCTTGAAGAAGGAGCAGCAATCAATGTATTTTGTAAACAAAACAAAATTAAACTATCAATTGTAGATGCTGGTGTAAATTATGATTTCCCAACAAATGCAAATTTGATTAATGCTAAAATTGCCAAAGGAACACAGTCATTTTTACACGCTCCTGCAATGAGCGAAAACGAATTACAATTGTGTTTATCTAAAGGAGGTGAAATCATTGATGCTATTGCAAAAACAGGAAGTAACTGCATTGGTTTTGGTGAAATGGGTATAGGAAATACATCTACAGCCTCGGTTTTAATGAGTGTTTTAACCGGAATCTCCATCGAAGAGTGTGTAGGTAAAGGAACTGGTGTTGACGCAGATAAATTAATTCAGAAACAGAATATCCTAAAAAAAGCCATTCAAAATTATTCTGGTCAAGCCAAATTACATGAGCAACTTGCCTTTTTTGGTGGCTTTGAAATTATGCAAATGGCAGGTGGAATGCTAACTGCTTATAAAAACAACATGCTAATTCTTGTTGATGGTTTCATTTGCACAGTTGCTTTTTTAATTGCTCATAAAATAAATCCCGAAATCAAAAAGAATGCTATTTTCTGTCATTCTTCTGCCGAACAAGCACATCAAAAATTATTGAATTACTTAGAGGTTCAACCCGTCTTACAACTAGATTTACGCTTAGGCGAAGGAACAGGCTGTGCAATTGCTTTGCCTATAATACAATCGGCTGTTGCTTTCTTGAACGAAATGGCTACTTTTGAAAATGCAGGGATTAGCAATAAGTAA